A window of the Lactuca sativa cultivar Salinas chromosome 7, Lsat_Salinas_v11, whole genome shotgun sequence genome harbors these coding sequences:
- the LOC111877296 gene encoding ribonuclease 3-like protein 2, with protein sequence MFPDVHETESEKIVYTYNIDDLVMEESQSSGQCMTNMEDSIATVEAILKYKFNNKSLLEAALTHSSYSGSHSQSYQRLELLGDSVLGLVTANVVYLAYPDLDPGQISNLRAANISNEKLARVAVCSGLYKYVRHKNISLNDKVREFVIAVEEEDGMVVYGGKMKAPKVLADIVGSVAGAVYEDCGFNLQILWVVSGLDPIHLFKFDFRNQLYKYIRHKTIDLNDKVREFVIAVEEDEMVDYGEQMKAPKVLADIVESVAGAVYEDCGFNLQKLWVVIRELLEPMIMLNVLEKQSQPVTMIYEACEKEGKIVDTKKGRKEKKENVKLHAAEVALSKLTRLKSTDAVSLHMDVDCGEATEIKGAKLKIHQFCNRRKWPKGTYRIEQELGPAHNRRYIASVQIELSDKIFFTKGEERSKVKAAENSAASIMFSSLRDLGY encoded by the exons ATGTTCCCGGATGTACACGAAACAGAATCCGAGAAGATTGTGTACACATACAACATTGATGATTTGGTGATGGAAGAAAGTCAATCATCAGGTCAATGCATGACAAATATGGAAGATTCCATTGCAACTGTGGAAGCCATATTGAAGTATAAGTTCAACAACAAAAGTTTGTTGGAAGCAGCCTTAACGCATTCTTCTTACAGTGGGTCCCACTCTCAGTCGTACCAACGTCTTGAACTCCTAGGTGATTCTGTTCTTGGACTTGTCACTGCGAATGTTGTCTACTTGGCTTACCCTGACCTTGACCCTGGTCAAATCTCTAACCTCCGTGCCGCCAATATTAGTAATGAAAAACTTGCACGCGTGGCGGTCTGCAGCGGCCTTTACAAATATGTCCGCCACAAAAACATTTCTCTCAATGATAAG GTTAGGGAATTTGTGATTgcggtagaagaagaagatgggaTGGTAGTGTATGGTGGAAAGATGAAAGCTCCAAAGGTGCTTGCTGatattgttggatcagttgctgGAGCTGTATATGAAGATTGTGGGTTCAATTTGCAAATCCtatgggtggtgagtggtttggatccTATACATCTCTTCAAATTCGATT TCCGCAACCAGCTTTACAAATATATCCGCCACAAAACCATTGATCTCAATGATAAG GTTAGGGAATTTGTGATCGCGGTTGAAGAAGATGAGATGGTAGATTATGGTGAACAAATGAAAGCTCCAAAGGTACTTGCTGATATTGTTGAATCAGTTGCTGGAgctgtttatgaagattgtgggTTCAATTTGCAAAAACTGTGGGTG GTAATTAGAGAGCTACTTGAACCGATGATTATGCTGAATGTGCTAGAGAAACAGTCACAACCTGTTACCATGATATATGAGGCATGTGAAAAAGAGGGGAAAATTGTTGACACCAAGAAGGGGAGGAAAG AGAAAAAAGAGAATGTCAAACTTCATGCAGCTGAGGTTGCTTTATCTAAGTTAACAAGGCTAAAAAGCACTGATGCAGTAAGTCTACACATGGATGTTGATTGTGGTGAAGCCACTGAGATTAAAGGTGCTAAACTAAAAATACATCAATTTTGTAACAGGAGAAAGTGGCCAAAAGGGACTTACAG AATTGAGCAAGAATTGGGTCCTGCACACAATAGAAGATACATAGCATCCGTGCAAATTGAACTTTCTGATAAGATATTTTTCACCAAGGGAGAAGAGAGGTCAAAAGTTAAGGCTGCTGAAAATTCTGCAGCCTCAATTATGTTTTCTTCTTTAAGAGATTTAGGATATTAA
- the LOC111877274 gene encoding tryptophan synthase beta chain 1-like: MVSDFHKVIGKEIREQSLEMWVGKPDVILAYVGGGSLAIGMFHEFLQDPEVKHIGVQISGRFKHKHHGNFWKDLSTLKDGEPGLIHGALTYILMDDEDNYIHDIQISDPRLNLSRSGFRTLLLKRHREGGVRMLKEERIKLHVRTAHVVTYLNKLCPTLADGFKIVIGCKWYLSTDVDD; the protein is encoded by the exons ATGGTTAGCGATTTCCACAAGGTTATTGGAAAGGAAATAAGGGAGCAATCACTCGAAATGTGGGTTGGCAAACCGGATGTCATCCTTGCTTACGTCGGAGGAGGATCACTTGCCATTGGcatgtttcatgagtttcttcaaGATCCGGAAGTCAAACATATCGGGGTGCAAATTTCAGGTCGATTTAAACATAAGCATCATGGAAATTTCTGGAAAGATTTATCAACTTTGAAAGACGGGGAGCCGGGGTTGATTCATGGAGCACTTACGTATATCTTAATGGATGATGAGGACAATTACATTCATGATATTCAAATTTCGGATCCCAG GCTCAACTTATCCCGGAGTGGGTTCAGAACATTGCTTCTTAAAAGACATAGGGAGGGTGGAGTACG AATGTTGAAGGAAGAGAGGATAAAGTTGCATGTAAGGACCGCCCATGTCGTGACTTACTTAAACAAGTTGTGTCCCACCCTAGCTGATGGCTTCAAGATCGTCATTGGCTGCAAGTGGTATCTGTCAACAGATGTGGATGATTAG